The Lactuca sativa cultivar Salinas chromosome 2, Lsat_Salinas_v11, whole genome shotgun sequence genome includes a window with the following:
- the LOC128132503 gene encoding uncharacterized protein LOC128132503, with product MADSLLSSIATFHTMKIIVTDPSKYSFIGSIPAAMYACMSDASNVIQEYKKHPSSGPRELTPAMTRSIKEVDKPAKRGKKPETQKEVKATKPTKGDKGGKVSKVQTPRKRKSEKAAPAQPKPKKVKKPARRLTLQSSSDSDSEYVPPTQPTPIPSESNSESSEDEGSARGDTPPHSPTPEVSVRSKAPSPPPVYVPVSIPPIFPITTSQPSTTIPISAPIFTEATTTTTTGLEPTDDDEDAAITKRHLKAVTEKLDQLLSSSSTGAYSDAALKALFSSVVKEHDASLSAAAKAIDASTSQCQKASLAVEASTKECKEATAKVDKLISKSQLFLDSLQAGAQKNSQTVNVSVDNLQRSLQAEMTSLAATRQDIEAANATLHDNVNDRLTQLEAKLAVENRIMDELDKRTSQLKMQNLKLCTATNELNDLKSERESTAEPQDNEASVSKRDKRKKKIGEDDTDNDDDYYEDTLGEIPSKPFQKTKLSEKEFAEKIKKQTAELEKKQKQKELLEKNKSIFPEWTIDLLQRDAIEEPSTHWLKPVMSFGLENSKDAQFDMPITRKAFIFHCFNSTAAIPSPDPKVDRDLLEFYLEFAQPQYLTWCS from the exons ATGGCGGACTCTCTTCTTTCCTCTATCGCAACCTTTCACACCATGAAGATCATTGTCACAGATCCTTCCAAGTATTCCTTCATTGGATCGATCCCAGCAGCTATGTATGCCTGCATGTCTGACGCAAGCAACGttattcaagaatacaagaagcatCCTTCTTCGGGCCCAAGGGAACTCACTCCTGCCATGACTCGCTCCATTAAGGAAGTTGACAAGCCGGCCAAGAGGGGAAAGAAACCAGAAACACAAAAGGAGGTGAAGGCCACTAAACCAACCAAGGGAGATAAAGGGGGTAAGGTTTCCAAAGTTCAAACACCTAGGAAGCGAAAGTCAGAGAAAGCAGCCCCCGCTCAACCTAAGCCGAAGAAAGTCAAAAAACCAGCTCGACGACTAACTCttcaatcttcaagtgattctgacTCAGAGTATGTGCCACCTACTCAACCCACACCTATTCCAAGTGAATCTAATAGCGAAAGCTCAGAGGATGAGGGTTCGGCACGTGGTGATACACCGCCTCACTCGCCTACACCAGAGGTATCTGTTCGGTCCAAAGCCCCTTCTCCTCCACCAGTTTATGTTCCTGTCTCTATCCCTCCTATTTTTCCTATCACTACATCTCAACCATCAACTACTATTCCCATTTCTGCTCCAATTTTTACAGAAGCTACAACTACCACCACTACTGGATtggaaccaac TGATGACGACGAAGATGCTGCTATAACCAAGCGCCATCTCAAGGCTGTTACTGAAAAGCTTGATCAGCTGCTTTCTTCCTCTTCCACTGGTGCTTATTCTGACGCTGCTCTCAAAGCCTTGTTCTCTTCAGTTGTAAAGGAACATGATGCTTCTCTCTCTGCTGCAGCAAAGGCCATTGATGCCTCTACCTCCCAGTGCCAAAAGGCCTCTCTTGCTGTTGAAGCTTCAACGAAAGAGTGCAaagaagcgaccgcaaaagtcgataaactaatttctaaGTCTCAATTGTTCCTTGATTCTTTGCAGGCTGGTGCTCAAAAGAACTCTCAGACAGTGAATGTTTCGGTTGATAATCTTCAGCGTTCTCTTCAAGCTGAAATGACTAGTCTTGCAGCCACTCGTCAGGACATTGAAGCTGCCAATGCCACCCTTCACGATAATGTCAATGATCGTCTGACTCAACTAGAAGCAAAGTTGGCTGTCGAAAATCGCATAATGGATGAGTTAGACAAGCGTACCTCTCAACTGAAAATGCAAAACCTCAAGCTTTGCACTGCAACAAACGAGCTTAATGATTTAAAGTCTGAAAGGGAG TCAACAGCTGAACCGCaggataatgaagcttcggtcagcaaAAGGGATAAGAGGAAAAAGAAAATTGGTGAAGATGATACAGATAATGATGATGATTATTATGAAGATACTTTGGGTGAAATTCCCTCTAAgccttttcagaaaacaaaactttcTGAGAAAGAGTTTGCAGAAAAGATCAAGAAACAAACAGCTGAGCTGgagaagaagcaaaaacaaaagGAGCTCTTGGAGAAAAATAAGTCCATTTTTCCAGAGTGGACCATTGATTTGCTTCAAAGAGATGCTATAGAAGAACCGAGTACTCATTGGCTCAAACCTGTCATGTCGTTCGGCCTTGAAAACTCAAAGGAtgcacagtttgacatgccaatcactcgaaaggcatttatctttcatTGCTTCAACTCCACTGCTGCCATCCCCTCGCCGGACCCGAAGGTGGATCGGGATCTGTTAGAGTTTTATCTGGAGTTCGCTCAACCACAGTACTTGACTTGGTGCTCATAG